The following coding sequences are from one Lipingzhangella halophila window:
- a CDS encoding SSI family serine proteinase inhibitor, whose product MSVLRPVLVAVSAGLLLVAPAAHAQQAPRAALHLAVEAHGGTNPVEATLTCAPNGGSHPRSEMACEALRQAHGHLAELPSMAEPCTMEYRPTRAEATGHWLGEPVRFRHTYDNPCLAARESGGVLDLYPRVEVST is encoded by the coding sequence ATGTCGGTCCTTCGCCCGGTACTGGTCGCGGTGAGCGCCGGGCTGCTGCTCGTGGCGCCGGCTGCGCACGCACAGCAGGCGCCCCGCGCCGCGCTGCACCTGGCGGTCGAGGCGCACGGCGGCACCAACCCCGTGGAGGCGACCCTCACCTGCGCACCGAACGGTGGCAGCCACCCCCGGTCCGAGATGGCCTGTGAGGCGCTGCGCCAGGCACACGGTCACCTCGCCGAACTCCCGTCGATGGCCGAGCCGTGCACCATGGAGTACCGCCCGACCCGGGCCGAGGCCACCGGGCACTGGCTCGGCGAGCCCGTGCGCTTCCGGCACACCTACGACAACCCGTGCCTCGCCGCGCGGGAGAGCGGCGGCGTGCTCGACCTGTACCCGCGAGTGGAGGTGAGCACGTGA
- a CDS encoding TIGR03943 family putative permease subunit: MNRIAQGLVTLLLGAAVLGSTVFSDLYLNYVKALFQPFLILTGLMLVVLGGWIVASDVRASLREDGGDAGPADTAGDEPHGHDHSRAPRVAWLLVLPVISVFVIAPPALGAYSAAETTATSAGDTEGDSNFDELDDSSGPIEMEVQDFVSRAWTDEERSMSGREIELTGFAVPNSEGEGWYLARLQMACCAADAVVNRVLITDEPEPEKDSWWTVRGTWDEPEGDIAEVRDHRFTVEEMTEVENPPDPYE; the protein is encoded by the coding sequence GTGAACCGGATCGCGCAAGGACTGGTGACCCTCCTGCTGGGTGCGGCCGTGCTCGGCAGCACCGTCTTTTCCGACCTCTACCTCAACTACGTCAAGGCACTGTTCCAACCGTTCCTCATCCTCACCGGCCTGATGCTGGTCGTGCTCGGGGGCTGGATCGTCGCGTCCGACGTGCGGGCGAGCCTGCGCGAGGACGGCGGCGACGCGGGTCCCGCGGACACCGCCGGAGACGAGCCGCACGGCCATGACCATTCCCGCGCGCCGCGGGTGGCGTGGCTGCTGGTCCTCCCGGTGATCTCGGTTTTCGTCATCGCCCCGCCCGCGCTGGGCGCGTACTCCGCGGCCGAGACGACCGCGACCTCGGCCGGTGACACCGAGGGCGACAGCAACTTCGACGAGCTGGACGACAGTTCCGGCCCGATCGAGATGGAGGTGCAGGACTTCGTCTCGCGGGCCTGGACCGACGAGGAGCGTTCGATGTCCGGGCGCGAGATCGAGCTGACCGGTTTCGCGGTACCCAATTCCGAAGGCGAGGGGTGGTACCTCGCCCGGCTGCAGATGGCCTGCTGCGCCGCTGACGCGGTGGTCAACCGAGTGCTGATCACCGACGAGCCGGAACCCGAGAAGGACAGTTGGTGGACCGTGCGCGGCACCTGGGACGAGCCCGAGGGCGACATAGCCGAAGTCCGGGACCACCGGTTCACGGTTGAGGAGATGACCGAGGTCGAGAACCCGCCGGACCCCTACGAGTAG
- a CDS encoding TetR/AcrR family transcriptional regulator produces MTTEDRPLSTLELLWGSRERPRRGPRPKLTVERIVETAVEVADAEGSEALSMQRVAKEFGYTTMSLYRYVQSKEQLLELMFDAGSGPVPPVDESVSGWRAEIEWWVRQQQRIYQRHPWMLRVAVSGPPLGPNNLAWMEAGLRPLVRAGLAGFDSVEALMFITGAVREICRIEDDMRRQMEQHGITQQQMDEGYVQALKWVVNVQAHPTLAGMLEQGVFDAMEHPTLAGFPQNRNDEDAGGRAAGDEFGQAGQGELAFGLRRLFDGIERHVGERAAGRHDTG; encoded by the coding sequence ATGACGACTGAGGACAGGCCACTGAGTACTCTCGAGCTGCTCTGGGGCAGCCGTGAGCGGCCGCGGCGCGGTCCCAGACCCAAGCTCACCGTGGAGCGGATCGTCGAGACGGCCGTGGAGGTCGCTGACGCCGAAGGGAGCGAGGCGCTGTCAATGCAGCGCGTCGCCAAGGAGTTCGGCTACACCACCATGTCGCTGTACCGCTATGTGCAGAGCAAGGAGCAGTTGCTGGAGCTCATGTTCGACGCGGGAAGCGGCCCTGTCCCGCCCGTCGACGAGAGTGTCAGCGGCTGGCGGGCGGAGATCGAGTGGTGGGTCCGCCAGCAGCAGCGCATCTACCAGCGGCATCCCTGGATGCTGCGGGTCGCGGTGAGCGGTCCTCCCCTGGGGCCCAACAACCTCGCCTGGATGGAGGCGGGGCTGCGGCCTCTCGTGCGTGCGGGGCTTGCGGGCTTCGACAGTGTCGAGGCGCTGATGTTCATCACCGGAGCCGTGCGCGAGATCTGCCGGATCGAGGACGACATGCGCCGGCAGATGGAGCAGCACGGCATCACCCAGCAGCAGATGGACGAGGGCTACGTGCAGGCACTGAAGTGGGTGGTCAACGTGCAGGCGCACCCCACTCTGGCGGGAATGCTGGAGCAGGGGGTGTTCGACGCCATGGAGCACCCGACGCTGGCGGGGTTTCCGCAGAACAGGAATGACGAGGACGCGGGCGGGCGCGCGGCAGGCGACGAGTTCGGGCAGGCCGGCCAGGGCGAGTTGGCGTTCGGGTTGCGGCGGCTGTTCGACGGTATCGAGCGCCACGTGGGCGAGCGCGCGGCAGGCCGACACGACACCGGGTAG
- a CDS encoding (2Fe-2S)-binding protein: MALTEHPLQTVVDACAPLHFAPLPDIRTAGFRSVPARHGTETWYRTDLMAAEGDVAVLFDRYTAQHGPGHTLPNSTRFLRALLREPIFLVSAGLYLTGRAPLLAREHLWFPSLSDGSFGPPTVTSGQMAVLPDDPAADHPDTVVVASEAAMETLAAERMVHAFSPIIDGVARHTRVGARTLWGWVLDILHFYMLNPARFLGHDAEAAWNRASRLGDALIEAGARTRTRPRIFPFSEEHPRGTWAVRGTCCFDYKADPEHGFCVTCPLKSDSDRHEEFQEWLRDPTLAP; the protein is encoded by the coding sequence ATGGCCTTGACGGAGCATCCACTGCAAACGGTGGTTGACGCCTGTGCTCCCCTGCACTTCGCGCCCCTGCCCGACATCCGTACCGCCGGTTTCCGGTCGGTGCCCGCGCGCCACGGAACCGAGACCTGGTACCGCACCGACCTGATGGCCGCCGAAGGCGACGTCGCCGTGCTCTTCGACCGGTACACCGCGCAGCACGGCCCCGGCCACACGCTGCCGAACTCCACACGGTTCCTGCGCGCGCTGCTGCGCGAGCCGATCTTCCTGGTCTCGGCCGGGCTCTACCTGACCGGCCGCGCTCCCCTGCTCGCCCGCGAGCACCTCTGGTTCCCGTCGCTGTCCGACGGCAGCTTCGGCCCTCCCACGGTGACCAGCGGCCAGATGGCGGTGCTGCCCGACGACCCCGCCGCCGACCATCCCGACACCGTCGTCGTGGCCAGCGAGGCCGCGATGGAGACGCTGGCCGCGGAGCGCATGGTGCACGCCTTCTCTCCCATCATCGACGGCGTCGCGCGGCACACCCGCGTGGGCGCGCGCACCCTGTGGGGGTGGGTGCTCGACATCCTGCACTTCTACATGCTCAACCCGGCCCGGTTCCTCGGCCACGACGCCGAGGCGGCCTGGAACCGCGCGAGCCGGCTCGGCGACGCGCTGATCGAGGCCGGCGCCCGCACCCGAACCCGGCCGCGGATCTTCCCGTTCAGCGAGGAGCACCCGCGCGGCACGTGGGCGGTTCGCGGTACCTGCTGCTTCGACTACAAGGCCGACCCGGAACACGGCTTCTGCGTGACCTGCCCGCTCAAGTCCGACTCCGATCGGCACGAGGAGTTCCAGGAGTGGCTGCGCGACCCCACCCTGGCCCCGTGA
- the panD gene encoding aspartate 1-decarboxylase translates to MQRTLINSKIHRATVTQADLHYVGSITIDADLMRAADLVDGEQVHVVDISNGSRLVTYAITGEPGSGVIGINGAAAHLVSPGDLVIIMGYALVDDAERARHVPHIVHVDSANRIVELGDDPAEPVPGSHLSSGAGETRVRART, encoded by the coding sequence GTGCAGCGCACCCTGATTAACTCGAAGATCCACCGCGCCACGGTGACCCAGGCCGACCTGCACTACGTCGGCTCGATCACGATCGACGCCGACCTGATGCGAGCGGCCGATCTCGTTGACGGCGAACAGGTGCACGTCGTCGACATCAGCAACGGCAGCCGCCTGGTGACCTACGCCATCACCGGAGAGCCCGGCAGCGGCGTGATCGGGATCAACGGTGCCGCCGCCCACCTTGTGAGCCCCGGCGACCTGGTCATCATCATGGGCTACGCGCTGGTCGACGACGCCGAGCGCGCGCGGCACGTCCCGCACATCGTGCACGTGGACTCCGCGAACCGTATCGTCGAGCTGGGCGATGACCCGGCCGAACCGGTGCCCGGATCCCACCTGAGCTCTGGTGCGGGCGAGACCCGCGTCCGCGCGCGGACCTGA
- a CDS encoding SSI family serine proteinase inhibitor produces the protein MRKAAIALTALATGALGPATGAPSALASDAPNSARVHLSVTGNGEGAEPSATYLVCFPSGGTHPRAEEACATLDEAGGKFADLPAREGVCTLVYRPVTATAKGHWRGEPVNYEQTFGNSCLAADQTNGVFDF, from the coding sequence ATGCGCAAGGCAGCGATTGCCCTCACGGCACTGGCGACGGGCGCCTTGGGGCCCGCAACGGGCGCACCGAGCGCGCTGGCATCGGACGCTCCCAACAGCGCCCGGGTGCACCTGTCGGTCACCGGTAACGGCGAGGGCGCCGAACCATCGGCGACGTATCTGGTCTGCTTCCCCAGCGGGGGCACCCATCCCCGCGCCGAGGAGGCGTGCGCGACGCTGGACGAAGCCGGCGGGAAGTTCGCCGACCTGCCGGCCAGGGAGGGAGTCTGCACCCTGGTGTACCGGCCGGTGACCGCCACAGCCAAGGGGCACTGGCGCGGCGAACCGGTCAACTACGAGCAGACGTTCGGCAATTCCTGTCTCGCGGCGGACCAGACGAACGGCGTCTTCGACTTCTAG
- a CDS encoding JmjC domain-containing protein produces MTDRLFTESLRAATGDDLLSTKLSEDVVFADIGEAAVRSLLTFEDLSDILATRALEPPRARLHHKGAPVPVARYTETGEASRASRNVIRPDALYRELREGASLVLDAIDRLHPPIRDAADDLMRLVRERAQANLYLIWGDSHGFDTHWDDHDTFIVQVAGTKSWQVHGQGNRRYPMKVDADHSHEPPEDVVWEGVLRPGHVLHVPRGWWHTVKGTGDVSMHLTFGFTRATGIDWARSLLEQLHDVEVLRRDLPRFASSEERLRHHEALIRELVGLAEQHGVDELLAERDSRFPRRQAFSLPWAVDGSEPTAETRVEFVPLLTPPMECDDENVSLTVSGKRFRFPAVAEPILATIANERTTTVAALAELSGTDIPTTAQVVQALVRHHLVMLR; encoded by the coding sequence GTGACCGATCGCCTGTTCACCGAATCGCTGCGCGCGGCCACCGGTGACGATCTGCTCAGCACCAAGCTGTCGGAGGACGTCGTGTTCGCCGATATCGGCGAGGCGGCCGTGCGGTCGCTGCTGACCTTCGAGGACCTCAGTGACATCCTCGCCACCCGCGCGCTGGAGCCGCCGCGCGCCCGGTTGCACCACAAGGGCGCTCCGGTTCCCGTCGCTCGCTACACGGAGACCGGCGAGGCGTCGCGCGCCTCGCGCAATGTGATCCGGCCCGACGCGCTGTACCGGGAGCTGCGCGAAGGCGCGAGCCTGGTGCTGGACGCGATCGACCGGCTGCACCCGCCCATCCGGGACGCCGCCGACGACCTGATGCGCCTGGTCCGCGAGCGCGCCCAGGCGAACCTCTACCTCATCTGGGGCGACTCGCACGGCTTCGACACCCACTGGGACGACCACGACACGTTCATCGTGCAGGTCGCCGGAACCAAGTCGTGGCAGGTGCACGGCCAGGGCAACCGGCGCTACCCGATGAAGGTCGACGCGGACCACAGCCACGAGCCGCCCGAGGACGTCGTGTGGGAGGGCGTGCTGCGCCCGGGGCACGTGCTGCACGTACCGCGGGGCTGGTGGCACACGGTCAAGGGCACCGGCGACGTCAGCATGCACCTGACTTTCGGGTTCACCCGCGCCACGGGGATCGACTGGGCGCGGTCGCTGCTGGAGCAACTGCACGACGTCGAGGTCCTCCGCCGGGACCTGCCCCGGTTCGCCTCAAGCGAGGAACGCCTCCGGCACCATGAGGCGCTCATCCGGGAGCTCGTGGGCCTCGCTGAACAGCACGGCGTCGACGAGCTGCTGGCCGAACGCGACTCCCGGTTCCCGCGCCGTCAGGCGTTCTCGCTGCCGTGGGCGGTGGACGGCTCCGAACCCACCGCCGAGACCCGGGTGGAGTTCGTGCCGCTGTTGACTCCTCCGATGGAATGCGACGACGAGAACGTCTCGCTCACCGTGTCGGGCAAGCGGTTCCGCTTCCCCGCCGTCGCCGAGCCGATTCTCGCCACGATCGCCAACGAGCGCACCACCACGGTGGCCGCCCTCGCCGAACTGTCGGGGACCGACATCCCAACGACCGCGCAGGTGGTCCAGGCCCTGGTGCGGCACCACCTGGTGATGCTGCGCTGA
- a CDS encoding Mth938-like domain-containing protein, with product MPDDIAPAPLIRSLSWGHMEVEGLAPGKDFKLFPGGGREWDWSETGTQHHPGIGTADVAELLDHGARTIVLSRGMQLQLQVPDSTLAYLAERDIRVHVAETTEAVRIYNELAATEPVGGLFHSTC from the coding sequence ATGCCGGACGACATCGCACCCGCACCGCTGATCCGGTCCCTCTCCTGGGGCCACATGGAGGTCGAGGGTCTGGCTCCGGGGAAGGATTTCAAGCTCTTCCCCGGCGGCGGCCGGGAATGGGACTGGTCGGAAACCGGAACCCAGCACCATCCGGGCATCGGTACCGCCGACGTCGCGGAGCTACTGGACCACGGTGCCAGGACCATCGTCCTCTCCCGGGGAATGCAGCTCCAGCTCCAGGTGCCCGATTCGACCCTGGCCTACCTCGCCGAACGGGACATCAGGGTGCACGTCGCCGAGACAACCGAGGCGGTACGCATCTACAACGAACTGGCCGCGACAGAGCCGGTCGGCGGGCTGTTCCACTCGACCTGCTGA
- a CDS encoding DUF2306 domain-containing protein: MSTPTAEPPPETGTNRHARGQGTPPWWRRPWMIPLAAIILAFLLFAVPPYLTFDPAQSRMELREGSALHMPALSVHVIFGSIALVTCCLQIWPWLRRSYPAVHRTSGRIYVASVVPTTLFGFIITYLSVHGMSMKAATFTMEALWLVFTLVGFRMARARRFGEHRKWMIRSFALVLAIVTERAWLGVFMLIATPRLDTEYGGDHDLMMRVAGGTSFWVAWVVNLLIAEWWLQYRARPGSGKAVT; encoded by the coding sequence ATGAGCACACCCACCGCGGAGCCACCGCCCGAGACCGGCACGAACCGGCACGCCCGTGGCCAAGGCACGCCCCCCTGGTGGCGCCGCCCCTGGATGATTCCCCTGGCCGCGATCATTCTGGCGTTCCTCCTCTTCGCCGTGCCCCCCTACCTGACCTTCGACCCCGCCCAGTCCCGGATGGAGCTGCGCGAGGGCTCCGCCCTGCACATGCCGGCGCTCTCGGTGCACGTCATCTTCGGCAGCATCGCACTGGTGACCTGCTGCCTCCAGATCTGGCCGTGGCTGCGCAGGAGCTACCCGGCCGTCCACCGCACCAGCGGTCGGATCTACGTCGCCAGCGTGGTGCCCACCACTCTCTTCGGATTCATCATCACCTACCTGAGCGTCCACGGCATGTCCATGAAGGCCGCGACCTTCACAATGGAGGCGCTGTGGCTGGTCTTCACCTTGGTCGGCTTCCGGATGGCCCGCGCACGCCGGTTCGGCGAGCACCGCAAATGGATGATCCGCAGCTTCGCGCTGGTTCTGGCCATCGTGACCGAACGGGCGTGGTTGGGGGTCTTCATGCTCATCGCGACCCCGCGCCTGGACACGGAGTACGGAGGGGACCACGACCTGATGATGCGCGTTGCCGGTGGCACCTCGTTCTGGGTGGCCTGGGTCGTGAACCTGCTCATCGCCGAGTGGTGGCTCCAGTACCGGGCCCGGCCAGGGAGCGGGAAAGCAGTCACCTAG